CCGACCGAACGCGCCGCCGTGCGGCGGCATCTGGCCGACTGCGACGACTGCCGGCGCTCCGTGGCGCTGGCCGGGACGCTCGGGCCGGCGCCCGCGGGAGCGGCGCCG
This DNA window, taken from Planctomycetota bacterium, encodes the following:
- a CDS encoding zf-HC2 domain-containing protein → MKDCPESEILAAWLEDGLGPTERAAVRRHLADCDDCRRSVALAGTLGPAPAGAAP